Proteins found in one Hevea brasiliensis isolate MT/VB/25A 57/8 chromosome 18, ASM3005281v1, whole genome shotgun sequence genomic segment:
- the LOC110654930 gene encoding universal stress protein PHOS34 isoform X1: MTSPLPKKKDPAAEAVVVQPSSPRFPVSTPTSAAQRRIGIAVDLSDESAYAVNWAVQNYLRQGDAVILVHVRPTSVLYGADWGAIELSITEHDSENQTEQSQKKLEDDFDLFTSTKANDLAQPLVEAQIPFKIHIVKDHDMKERLCLEVERLRLCAVIMGSRGFGASRKNTKGGLGSVSDYCVHHCVCPVIVVRFPDEKDGVAAEGPGGGVKKGEKEGEMLPPVVEAEEQEYLDASDKQAGMEKAS; encoded by the exons ATGACTTCGCCTTTGCCGAAGAAGAAAGACCCAGCAGCTGAAGCCGTCGTGGTCCAACCATCATCTCCGCGATTTCCTGTTAGTACTCCAACATCGGCGGCTCAACGGAGAATCGGCATCGCCGTCGATCTCAGCGATGAGAGCGCTTACGCCGTCAATTGGGCTGTCCAAAACTACCTCCGCCAGGGCGATGCCGTTATCCTTGTTCATGTCCGGCCTACAAGTGTACTATACGGTGCCGATTGGGGCGCAATTGAGCTATCCATTACTGAACATGATTCTGAGAACCAAACGGAACAGTCCCAGAAAAAGCTCGAGGACGATTTCGATCTTTTCACCTCCACTAAGGCCAACGATCTGGCCCAACCGCTCGTTGAGGCGCAGATTCCGTTCAAGATTCATATAGTGAAGGATCATGATATGAAGGAGAGACTTTGCTTGGAGGTGGAAAGGTTGAGGCTTTGCGCAGTTATCATGGGTAGCAGAGGATTTGGGGCTTCCAGGAAGAATACCAAAGGGGGGCTAGGCAGTGTGAGTGATTACTGCGTGCATCACTGTGTTTGTCCTGTGATTGTTGTGAGGTTCCCTGATGAGAAGGACGGTGTTGCTGCTGAGGGGCCAGGTGGCGGTGTTAAGAAAGGAGAGAAGGAGGGGGAGATGCTGCCGCCTGTGGTGGAGGCGGAGGAGCAGGAGTATCTTGATGCTTCTGATAAACAAGCAG GTATGGAGAAGGCTTCTTGA
- the LOC110654929 gene encoding E3 ubiquitin-protein ligase CSU1, translating to MPQRHSKNNNDLAFFTYDEKRKLGYGTQRERLGKDSIKPFDACCLCLKPLIDPMSCQKGHVFCKECILECLLAQKKDIQRKLAAHESQKKQEKEEEEEKLMLQKARELDAFDQQNHGAVPQYSDRNQSRDKNGFHGANSVKVTSYEEEALRTMKAFWLPSATPEAPVKTEAPSTSTICPEGKEKLKMKSLFPIYLTEDNSEKKSSALDKTYICPSCKVTLTNTLSLVALSSCGHVFCKKCADKFMAVDKVCLVCSKACKERNLVNLEKGGTGFAGHGDNLLATDFKHLGSGSGLGLVRPAAMKI from the exons ATGCCTCAGAGACACTCGAAGAACAACAACGATTTAGCTTTCTTCACCTACGATGAGAAGCGAAAGCTCGGATATGGGACCCAGAGGGAAAGGTTGGGTAAGGACTCGATTAAGCCCTTCGATGCCTGCTGTCTCTGCTTGAAGCCGCTTATCGATCCCATGTCTTGCCAGAAAGGCCACGTCTTCTGTAAAGAATGCATTCTCGAGTGTCTTTTAGCCCAAAAGAAGGACATCCAAAG GAAGCTAGCTGCCCATGAATCACAGAAGAAACAAGAGAAGGAAGAGGAGGAAGAGAAGTTAATGTTGCAGAAAGCCAGAGAACTGGATGCTTTTGATCAGCAAAACCATGGTGCAGTTCCACAGTACAGTGATAGAAACCAGAGCCGAGACAAGAATGGCTTCCATGGGGCAAACAGTGTGAAGGTTACTTCCTATGAAGAGGAGGCACTTCGAACAATGAAAGCATTTTGGCTGCCCTCAGCTACACCAGAAGCTCCTGTTAAAACAGAAGCGCCCTCCACAAGTACAATCTGTCCTGAAGGCAAGGAAAAGCTTAAGATGAAGAGCCTTTTCCCCATCTATCTCACTGAAGACAATAGTGAAAAGAAATCCAGTGCTCTTGACAAGACCTATATCTGTCCCAGCTGCAAGGTTACCCTCACTAATACACTTTCGCTGGTTGCACTCAGCTCATGTGGTCATGTCTTCTGCAAGAAGTGCGCGGACAAATTTATGGCTGTGGATAAAGTTTGTCTGGTTTGCAGCAAGGCGTGCAAGGAAAGGAATTTGGTGAACTTGGAAAAGGGTGGAACAGGATTTGCTGGTCATGGAGATAATCTTTTAGCAACAGACTTTAAGCATTTAGGTAGTGGTTCAGGATTGGGACTTGTGAGACCTGCAGCGATGAAGATTTAA
- the LOC110654930 gene encoding universal stress protein PHOS34 isoform X2 encodes MTSPLPKKKDPAAEAVVVQPSSPRFPVSTPTSAAQRRIGIAVDLSDESAYAVNWAVQNYLRQGDAVILVHVRPTSVLYGADWGAIELSITEHDSENQTEQSQKKLEDDFDLFTSTKANDLAQPLVEAQIPFKIHIVKDHDMKERLCLEVERLRLCAVIMGSRGFGASRKNTKGGLGSVSDYCVHHCVCPVIVVRFPDEKDGVAAEGPGGGVKKGEKEGEMLPPVVEAEEQEYLDASDKQAGLNRLL; translated from the exons ATGACTTCGCCTTTGCCGAAGAAGAAAGACCCAGCAGCTGAAGCCGTCGTGGTCCAACCATCATCTCCGCGATTTCCTGTTAGTACTCCAACATCGGCGGCTCAACGGAGAATCGGCATCGCCGTCGATCTCAGCGATGAGAGCGCTTACGCCGTCAATTGGGCTGTCCAAAACTACCTCCGCCAGGGCGATGCCGTTATCCTTGTTCATGTCCGGCCTACAAGTGTACTATACGGTGCCGATTGGGGCGCAATTGAGCTATCCATTACTGAACATGATTCTGAGAACCAAACGGAACAGTCCCAGAAAAAGCTCGAGGACGATTTCGATCTTTTCACCTCCACTAAGGCCAACGATCTGGCCCAACCGCTCGTTGAGGCGCAGATTCCGTTCAAGATTCATATAGTGAAGGATCATGATATGAAGGAGAGACTTTGCTTGGAGGTGGAAAGGTTGAGGCTTTGCGCAGTTATCATGGGTAGCAGAGGATTTGGGGCTTCCAGGAAGAATACCAAAGGGGGGCTAGGCAGTGTGAGTGATTACTGCGTGCATCACTGTGTTTGTCCTGTGATTGTTGTGAGGTTCCCTGATGAGAAGGACGGTGTTGCTGCTGAGGGGCCAGGTGGCGGTGTTAAGAAAGGAGAGAAGGAGGGGGAGATGCTGCCGCCTGTGGTGGAGGCGGAGGAGCAGGAGTATCTTGATGCTTCTGATAAACAAGCAG GTCTAAATCGTCTTTTATGA
- the LOC131175911 gene encoding anther-specific proline-rich protein APG-like translates to MGTPSSLPINPNPSPSPPLPQSPPPQTPPLPQSPPPQSPPPPPSQIPPLIPPTPLSPQSEPQNETQIPDTHSPEPAPTQTKTKGKTKRAAGRLKETPVGKRKRVPSIPFDLNSPPQSSEPVSKRTRSSSQTPAPAVQTPVTQSPLHSPAPASSADTIEEDSGYKNIEWQETAYDPVQFWKDIAPFGVSGESYIDKDHVALHMDVCEKIGHTYALYKDSTPHHQNPTTFATAEPQPTSTPHFSADMLSILKSLESRITNFTVQPSAPSPDTTEILASLKNLEIKIEAMGQEQNLSSTRCKEQRLDSRT, encoded by the exons ATGGGTACTCCATCTTCATTACCCAtaaaccctaaccccagccccAGTCCGCCATTACCTCAGTCCCCACCACCACAAACGCCGCCATTACCACAATCACCACCACCTCAGTCACCGCCCCCGCCTCCAAGCCAAATACCACCTCTCATTCCGCCGACTCCCCTCTCGCCGCAATCCGAGCCACAAAATGAAACACAAATTCCTGACACCCATTCCCCAGAACCTGCGCCTACCCAAACAAAAACAAAAGGGAAAACAAAAAGGGCCGCAGGTAGACTTAAAGAAACCCCTGTCGGAAAAAGGAAACGAGTACCCTCTATCCCTTTCGACTTAAACTCACCACCTCAGTCCTCTGAACCAGTTAGCAAAAGGACTAGGTCTTCCTCGCAAACCCCAGCACCAGCGGTCCAAACACCAGTAACCCAGTCTCCCTTACATTCTCCAGCACCTGCGTCATCTGCAGATACTATAgaggag gattcGGGGTATAAAAACATTGAGTGGCAAGAAACCGCTTATGACCCTGTTCAATTCTGGAAAGATATTGCACCATTTGGAG TTTCTGGGGAATCATACATAGACAAAGACCATGTTGCTTTGcatatggatgtttgtgagaaaatAGGCCACACATATGCTCTGTACAAAGACTCGACACCCCATCATCAAAACCCCACCACTTTTGCAACTGCAGAACCACAACCAACCTCTACCCCACACTTCTCAGCAGACATGTTATCCATCTTAAAATCCTTGGAATCCAGGATAACAAAtttcactgtccaaccatctgCTCCCTCACCTGATACCACAGAAATTCTTGCTTCCTTGaaaaacttagaaatcaaaattgaagCCATGGGTCaagagcag AACCTCAGCAGCACTCGATGCAAAGAACAAAGGCTTGATAGCAGAACTTGA